One genomic window of Bacillus mycoides includes the following:
- a CDS encoding ATP-binding protein — MGNIEWLVKYEREGTSLDFKREQYQKENNKDLIKDIMSMANAPTKGEKYIIVGVKDKTDGTKEFHSISRESFVDQATYEQIIRENIEPTIEFSYFPFELDGCLLGVFEVGPCNNPPYMMKKDFQGLKKGDCYIRRGSQQDRLTRRDLDELLLFRLHQYLNGKISVGFNKRLETKIVIEGNQEVKFPSDLAKEKIEAELNRREREGEDAMFVLQHMWVPPFGSLPYEKRSTEELRGNLKNVKENYNDDDCYYVGEEISNKFNIILRNDGDKYLEDVSIRMKIPREDGIIVMDRIHTKPLSGIQALRTSLSGGEMANTMYYPSVEKEEHYYIVEAEIGALKHQQKTEAFGEELRVAFGPKACGKVLNWEYTIYAKNLPKPIVGELTIEVGKKEL, encoded by the coding sequence TTGGGGAATATTGAGTGGTTAGTAAAATATGAGCGAGAAGGTACAAGTTTAGATTTTAAAAGAGAACAATATCAAAAAGAAAACAATAAAGATTTAATAAAAGATATTATGTCAATGGCTAATGCACCGACTAAAGGTGAAAAATATATAATTGTCGGTGTCAAAGATAAAACAGACGGAACAAAAGAATTTCATTCTATTTCTAGAGAAAGTTTTGTAGATCAAGCAACTTATGAACAAATAATTAGAGAAAATATTGAACCAACTATTGAATTTTCATATTTTCCATTTGAATTGGATGGATGCTTACTTGGTGTATTTGAGGTTGGTCCGTGTAATAATCCGCCTTATATGATGAAAAAAGATTTTCAAGGGTTAAAAAAAGGAGATTGTTACATTAGGAGAGGGAGCCAACAAGATCGGTTAACGAGGCGAGATTTAGATGAATTGCTGTTATTTCGATTACATCAGTATTTAAATGGGAAAATTTCAGTTGGTTTTAATAAAAGATTAGAGACAAAAATAGTTATAGAAGGAAATCAAGAGGTAAAGTTTCCTTCTGATTTAGCCAAAGAAAAAATTGAGGCAGAATTGAATAGGAGAGAAAGAGAGGGGGAGGATGCAATGTTCGTTCTCCAGCATATGTGGGTTCCTCCTTTTGGATCATTACCTTATGAGAAAAGAAGTACAGAAGAACTGAGAGGAAATTTAAAAAATGTCAAAGAAAATTATAATGATGATGACTGTTATTATGTGGGTGAAGAGATTTCAAATAAATTTAATATAATCCTTCGAAATGACGGCGATAAATATTTAGAGGATGTATCTATTCGGATGAAAATTCCAAGAGAAGATGGGATTATTGTGATGGATCGCATTCATACGAAGCCACTATCAGGTATTCAAGCATTGCGTACATCTCTTTCAGGGGGAGAAATGGCAAATACGATGTATTATCCAAGTGTGGAAAAAGAAGAACATTATTATATTGTTGAAGCAGAAATCGGTGCACTCAAACACCAACAGAAAACGGAAGCTTTTGGTGAAGAATTAAGGGTGGCGTTTGGTCCGAAAGCTTGTGGGAAAGTGCTTAATTGGGAATACACAATATATGCTAAAAACCTTCCAAAGCCCATTGTTGGGGAACTCACAATAGAAGTTGGAAAAAAGGAATTATGA
- a CDS encoding ATP-dependent nuclease → MRIKWIEIKNFRSIKDSGKFFLNSNISILAGKNESGKSNVLKALKAFGENKFREEDISQHLDNTEKSAIKIAFLVTKEELSNIEEIQRLEKESYILEVTRDGKTTGFSGELCEKLIVNGTASKLEMYRGEIDDLLEELKEEYEVINLTESTDDEYIEYIRALLWDEVGEEYILENPDNEEKVSLLKKYYNAFKETLEYEIEILDYLEDILPTFVLFNSFEDMLPEHVTEDEIEESKIVNRFFKLTAHDPKNLFEEEHGLKRRKITDKISTLVSGDFQEFYTQDKVKIEVHLDGEKIHFIVYDENELTPFSPKQRSQGFQWFLSFFLTLNAESRKNSIILIDEPGLYLHAKAQEDVLRVLEKLSNHHQIVMTTHSPYFIDPNRLERVSLVLKNKDSCTFVENKIHKGKDQESLTPIITSIGLDLTKSLTFSKNFNLLVEGISDYYYLQAVNKYLKKFTDIAEFNIIPCRGASTIPNVASLLIGWGLNFTAVVDYDNEGKKTIKQLEKLGLNEGSFIFVSKNRDEAIEDLFSKDDFKSYVCTDADQRYSNSRNASKFNKVLLARDFNQRVMNNENIMLSEETLSRFQELYKALNLIKEEVFIVS, encoded by the coding sequence ATGAGAATAAAATGGATTGAGATTAAAAATTTTAGATCAATTAAAGATTCAGGTAAATTTTTTTTGAATTCAAATATAAGTATACTCGCTGGAAAAAATGAATCAGGAAAATCAAACGTTTTGAAAGCATTGAAAGCATTTGGAGAAAACAAGTTTCGAGAAGAAGATATAAGTCAACATTTAGATAATACTGAGAAATCTGCAATTAAAATAGCTTTTTTAGTTACAAAAGAGGAATTGAGTAATATAGAAGAGATACAAAGATTGGAAAAAGAAAGTTATATTCTTGAAGTAACTAGAGATGGAAAAACTACGGGTTTCAGTGGGGAACTTTGTGAAAAGCTCATAGTGAATGGAACAGCGAGTAAATTAGAAATGTATAGAGGAGAGATAGATGATCTGTTAGAAGAATTGAAAGAAGAATATGAAGTAATAAACTTAACGGAGTCTACGGACGATGAATATATTGAATATATAAGAGCCCTATTATGGGATGAAGTTGGAGAAGAATATATCCTTGAGAATCCAGATAATGAAGAAAAAGTTTCCTTACTCAAAAAATATTATAATGCATTTAAAGAAACCTTGGAGTATGAAATTGAAATTCTAGATTATTTGGAAGATATTTTACCTACGTTTGTTTTGTTTAACTCTTTTGAGGATATGTTACCAGAACATGTAACAGAAGATGAAATAGAGGAAAGCAAGATTGTGAATCGCTTTTTTAAACTAACAGCACACGATCCGAAAAACTTATTTGAAGAAGAGCATGGTTTGAAGAGACGTAAAATAACAGATAAGATTTCAACCTTGGTTTCAGGAGATTTTCAAGAATTTTATACCCAAGATAAGGTGAAAATTGAAGTGCATTTAGATGGTGAGAAGATCCATTTTATTGTTTATGATGAGAATGAGCTAACACCATTTTCTCCAAAACAGCGTAGTCAAGGATTTCAATGGTTCTTATCATTTTTCTTAACATTAAATGCGGAGAGTAGGAAAAATTCTATCATACTAATTGATGAACCTGGCTTGTATTTGCATGCTAAGGCACAAGAAGATGTATTGAGAGTTTTGGAAAAGTTATCTAACCATCATCAAATTGTTATGACAACACATAGTCCATATTTTATAGATCCTAATCGTTTGGAACGAGTAAGTTTGGTTCTTAAAAACAAAGACAGTTGTACTTTTGTTGAAAATAAGATTCATAAAGGGAAAGATCAAGAATCCTTAACTCCTATTATTACTTCAATTGGATTAGATTTAACTAAAAGCCTAACATTTTCTAAAAATTTTAATTTGCTAGTAGAAGGAATATCCGATTATTATTATTTGCAAGCTGTTAATAAATATTTAAAAAAGTTTACAGATATAGCGGAGTTTAATATAATTCCATGTCGTGGAGCCAGTACTATTCCTAATGTAGCGAGTCTTTTGATTGGATGGGGTCTTAATTTTACAGCAGTAGTGGATTATGACAATGAAGGAAAGAAGACAATAAAACAGTTGGAAAAATTGGGGCTAAATGAAGGAAGTTTTATTTTTGTTTCAAAAAATCGTGATGAAGCTATTGAAGATTTGTTTTCAAAAGATGATTTTAAATCGTATGTATGCACTGATGCAGATCAAAGATATAGTAATTCAAGAAATGCAAGTAAATTTAACAAGGTACTATTGGCAAGAGATTTTAATCAAAGAGTAATGAATAATGAAAATATAATGTTATCTGAGGAAACGCTTTCTAGATTTCAGGAACTCTATAAAGCATTAAATCTAATTAAAGAAGAAGTGTTTATAGTATCATAA
- a CDS encoding toll/interleukin-1 receptor domain-containing protein has protein sequence MSVERKKAFISYSWDNPQHEQWVFELNNSLRNKGVVCTIDKMITQQATTNLNTMMIQNMKNNDYIIIVLTENYAQKADSLQGGVGFETTLSLPILQENPKKLIFILRHKESFSNAFPFHLKGYYAIDFSDDTQFEDKFEELLHRLYQVPLYEEAPIGDIPNLQPRKTILKESQPSIDFSYVSLASLNTVTDLDKEMFLFQNYKEINDQLEQLFQHINTQDPSIKYTQDVINDKKHIYKIYVNGMLKTGVKIWLGSSFGGSSNINFSFGHHLEPFNDNTMNGMLSCEVNNNNEMALKGLIGLHNQNQPMQPDNIIKQIWENHLIHYIK, from the coding sequence ATGTCTGTAGAAAGAAAAAAAGCTTTTATTAGTTACAGTTGGGATAATCCACAACACGAACAATGGGTTTTTGAATTAAACAACTCATTAAGAAACAAAGGAGTCGTTTGTACTATCGATAAAATGATAACCCAACAAGCAACAACCAATCTAAATACAATGATGATTCAAAACATGAAAAATAATGACTATATTATTATAGTTTTAACAGAGAATTATGCTCAAAAAGCAGATTCTTTACAGGGTGGCGTCGGTTTTGAAACAACACTATCTCTGCCAATTCTACAAGAGAATCCAAAAAAATTAATCTTTATATTACGTCATAAAGAATCATTTTCAAATGCATTTCCATTCCATTTGAAAGGTTACTATGCAATTGATTTTTCAGACGATACACAATTTGAAGATAAATTTGAAGAGTTATTACATCGACTTTATCAAGTACCTCTTTATGAGGAGGCTCCCATTGGAGATATCCCAAATTTACAACCAAGAAAAACAATTCTAAAAGAATCTCAGCCATCAATTGATTTCTCTTATGTATCTCTTGCAAGCTTGAATACTGTTACAGATTTAGATAAAGAAATGTTTTTATTCCAGAATTATAAAGAAATCAACGATCAATTAGAACAACTTTTTCAACATATTAACACACAAGATCCAAGCATTAAATATACACAAGATGTTATAAACGACAAAAAACATATATATAAAATATATGTTAATGGAATGCTTAAAACAGGAGTAAAAATATGGTTAGGTTCCTCCTTTGGAGGTAGCTCAAACATTAATTTTTCTTTTGGACATCACCTTGAACCATTCAACGATAATACCATGAATGGAATGCTTTCTTGTGAAGTTAACAATAACAATGAGATGGCTCTTAAAGGATTAATAGGTCTTCATAATCAAAATCAACCGATGCAACCCGATAATATTATTAAACAAATTTGGGAAAACCATCTCATACATTATATAAAATAA
- a CDS encoding ABC transporter substrate-binding protein, with amino-acid sequence MKKKLFALPFVLLLLIALAACSGEKDSSKQANTSKSGTPKDGGTLTVGVSDNPDTMNPLYANDRVSLTVQQALYAPLYHMEDGKKKFVLAESFTPSEDQLTWTLKLKDNLKWHDGKKITSDDIVFTFQSILDEKQNSSSRENFIFKGKPLEVKKVDELTAQFVLPQVSASFEGVMNDFFPIPKHVFEGEADLVKSKKNLQPVGSGPFKLKEFKSDEYVALERFDDYFAGKAKLDSIVYRVVKDRNTANVSLQNGQINMKMIEPQDFKKLDSTGNFSMVTFPEGRLFYLAYNFNTDLMKKKEVRQAIAHALDKKEMINSAFVSSQFAEPANSILTPDAMYYAKDIKEYKYDQKEAKDLLAKAGVKDKEKVRVMYVTNNKIMESLALYTQQKLQEVGLQVELNALDASAASEKGLDKENKEYDITFGGYIMGPEPDSYKSLYLSNAEYNYARYKNADFDKLWEEAAVETDKTKRAELYHKIQDTAREDLPYLPIAYPKAVIAVDKKFDGLKEAKAIPVTMFEDLSKIYEVK; translated from the coding sequence ATGAAGAAGAAGTTGTTTGCATTACCATTTGTCCTACTATTACTTATTGCATTAGCGGCTTGCTCAGGGGAGAAAGATTCTTCGAAGCAAGCAAACACTAGTAAATCAGGGACTCCGAAAGATGGAGGAACGTTAACAGTTGGTGTTAGTGATAATCCAGATACGATGAACCCGCTTTATGCGAATGATCGAGTGTCGTTAACTGTGCAGCAAGCTTTATATGCACCGCTGTATCATATGGAAGACGGTAAGAAAAAGTTTGTTCTTGCTGAGAGCTTTACGCCTTCAGAGGATCAATTAACATGGACTTTAAAACTAAAAGATAATTTGAAATGGCATGATGGTAAGAAAATTACATCAGACGATATTGTATTTACATTCCAATCTATTTTAGATGAGAAACAAAATAGTTCAAGCCGTGAAAACTTTATTTTTAAAGGAAAGCCGCTTGAGGTGAAAAAGGTGGATGAGCTAACGGCTCAATTCGTTTTACCACAAGTAAGTGCATCTTTCGAAGGGGTTATGAATGACTTTTTCCCAATTCCGAAACATGTATTTGAAGGTGAAGCGGATTTAGTGAAGAGTAAGAAAAACCTACAACCTGTTGGATCAGGTCCATTTAAATTAAAAGAGTTTAAATCAGATGAATATGTTGCGCTAGAGCGATTCGATGATTATTTTGCTGGTAAAGCGAAATTAGATTCTATCGTGTACCGCGTTGTAAAAGACCGTAATACAGCAAACGTTTCACTACAAAATGGCCAAATCAATATGAAGATGATCGAACCGCAAGACTTTAAGAAATTAGATAGCACTGGGAACTTCTCAATGGTGACATTCCCTGAAGGTAGATTATTCTACTTAGCTTATAACTTTAATACAGATCTTATGAAGAAAAAAGAAGTGCGCCAAGCAATTGCGCATGCATTAGATAAGAAAGAAATGATTAACTCAGCATTCGTTTCTAGTCAATTTGCAGAACCAGCAAATTCAATCTTAACGCCAGACGCTATGTATTATGCGAAAGATATTAAAGAGTATAAGTATGATCAAAAAGAAGCGAAAGATTTATTAGCAAAAGCTGGTGTGAAAGATAAAGAAAAAGTACGAGTTATGTATGTAACGAACAATAAAATTATGGAAAGTTTAGCGCTTTATACACAGCAAAAATTACAAGAAGTTGGCTTACAAGTTGAACTAAATGCATTAGATGCTAGTGCGGCAAGTGAAAAAGGCTTAGATAAAGAGAATAAAGAATATGACATTACATTCGGTGGTTACATAATGGGACCAGAGCCAGATTCATATAAGAGTCTGTACTTAAGTAATGCGGAATACAATTATGCACGTTATAAAAATGCTGACTTTGATAAGTTATGGGAAGAGGCTGCAGTTGAAACAGATAAAACGAAACGCGCAGAGCTATACCATAAAATCCAAGATACAGCGAGAGAAGACTTACCTTATCTTCCAATCGCATATCCGAAAGCAGTTATTGCAGTAGATAAAAAGTTTGATGGATTAAAAGAAGCAAAGGCAATTCCTGTCACAATGTTTGAAGATCTATCGAAAATTTATGAAGTGAAATAA
- a CDS encoding ABC transporter permease, giving the protein MYKVIAKRLLNAIPLLFVISIISFLLIKLAPGDPVRNFVTPNMSPIDVERIRKSLGLDQPIYVQYFLWLKNILTGNFGYSLQNHRPVLELITERLPATIGLMGSSLLVSFVIAIPLGLFTGVKKNSFFDRIVNFISYVGISMPVFWFALLLIYLFSLKLNMLPSMGMRTVGQDSFWDIVQHGILPCMVLAFQNISVYMRYIRSSTIQQLEEDYVQIQYAYGASQKTVLFNHVLRNVLIPIITIFGLSIPSLVGGAFITETVFSWPGLGSLGVNAIFRFDYPIIMAITLLSSFMLILGNLIADILYGVVDPRIRMRG; this is encoded by the coding sequence GTGTATAAAGTAATTGCAAAGAGGCTTTTAAATGCGATTCCGCTTTTATTTGTTATTTCTATTATTTCTTTTCTATTAATAAAACTAGCGCCGGGCGATCCCGTTCGAAACTTTGTAACGCCGAATATGAGTCCGATTGACGTTGAACGTATTCGCAAAAGTTTAGGACTAGATCAGCCGATTTACGTGCAATATTTTTTATGGTTAAAAAATATTTTAACAGGGAATTTTGGATACTCACTTCAAAACCATCGTCCTGTTTTAGAACTTATTACAGAAAGATTACCCGCAACAATCGGGTTAATGGGATCATCTTTACTCGTCTCATTTGTAATCGCAATACCGCTTGGGTTATTTACAGGTGTGAAAAAGAACTCGTTCTTTGACCGCATTGTGAACTTCATCTCCTATGTGGGAATCTCAATGCCAGTCTTTTGGTTCGCGTTACTATTAATCTATTTATTCTCTTTAAAATTGAACATGCTTCCGAGTATGGGTATGCGCACAGTCGGTCAAGATTCCTTCTGGGATATTGTCCAGCACGGCATTTTACCTTGCATGGTGCTAGCGTTCCAAAACATCTCTGTCTATATGAGATATATTCGCTCAAGTACCATCCAGCAATTAGAGGAAGATTACGTACAAATTCAATATGCGTACGGTGCTTCACAGAAAACAGTTTTATTTAATCACGTACTTCGAAACGTATTAATACCGATCATTACAATTTTCGGATTATCCATTCCAAGTTTAGTAGGCGGAGCGTTCATTACGGAAACAGTATTCTCATGGCCGGGACTTGGTTCACTCGGGGTGAATGCTATTTTTAGATTTGATTATCCAATTATTATGGCAATCACATTATTATCATCGTTCATGTTAATTCTCGGTAATTTAATTGCTGATATTTTATATGGCGTAGTAGATCCACGCATTCGAATGAGGGGGTGA
- a CDS encoding ABC transporter permease translates to MNNRRFQTIKNSFTKNKFVVMGVIILGVLTIASLFAFVSPYDPSKMSIPDRLQEPSLSHPFGTDDYGRDYLTRALYGGRVSLAVGFLAMVVSITIGTAVGTISGYFGGKLDDFLMRIVEVLMSIPSFFLMLLLNAYLKPGITTLVLIIGLLTWMDTARIVRAETLSVKEREYVLYAKVSGQKSLMIIVRHIIPNILSTIIIAATLTIATSILMESSLSFLGLGIREPDSSWGSMLNNAQGYIGEAWYLTLFPGFLILLTVLSFNVIGEALKKAFAPKGAHHEN, encoded by the coding sequence ATGAACAATAGGAGATTTCAAACGATAAAAAATAGTTTTACAAAAAATAAGTTTGTAGTAATGGGAGTTATTATACTGGGTGTTTTAACAATCGCGTCTCTTTTCGCATTTGTATCGCCGTACGATCCTAGTAAAATGTCGATTCCAGATCGTTTACAAGAACCGAGTTTAAGTCATCCTTTCGGCACAGATGATTATGGAAGGGATTACTTAACGAGAGCGTTATATGGCGGACGAGTTTCCCTTGCGGTTGGTTTTCTAGCGATGGTTGTTTCCATTACAATCGGCACCGCAGTAGGAACAATAAGTGGATATTTTGGCGGAAAGTTAGATGACTTCTTAATGCGAATTGTTGAAGTTTTAATGTCAATTCCTTCGTTCTTTTTAATGCTGTTATTAAATGCGTATTTAAAACCAGGAATTACAACGCTTGTTCTTATTATCGGATTATTAACGTGGATGGATACCGCGCGTATCGTAAGGGCAGAAACGTTATCTGTAAAAGAGCGTGAGTACGTGTTATACGCAAAAGTATCTGGACAAAAATCACTCATGATTATTGTAAGACACATCATTCCTAACATTTTATCAACCATTATAATCGCAGCGACATTAACAATTGCGACATCTATTTTAATGGAATCATCACTTAGCTTCTTAGGTCTAGGTATTAGAGAACCAGATTCTTCTTGGGGCAGCATGCTAAATAATGCGCAAGGATACATAGGTGAAGCTTGGTATTTAACACTTTTCCCGGGGTTCCTTATTTTATTAACAGTACTAAGTTTTAACGTAATCGGTGAAGCGTTGAAAAAAGCTTTCGCACCAAAAGGGGCTCATCATGAGAACTAA